A genomic segment from Aegilops tauschii subsp. strangulata cultivar AL8/78 chromosome 1, Aet v6.0, whole genome shotgun sequence encodes:
- the LOC109758441 gene encoding uncharacterized protein: MARASAGIGAPDARPEEDSCFIPSSFDMDRDMLEWEQTAAIAWAINAPRRLVALDVDRAIRKQFRLSHGDVAVTPYHLVEFLVKFEHKAQCDAALAAGRVRAAGAIVHIRPWRPLERAFGAALNYRVHLCLENVPDYAWTPYVAERIIGRRCSLDRLDDHSALRTNSETLDLWAWTADPNLIPKVIWLTFTTRPSGGLKVFANVARPSGCKRGATFRVLVHLDMVEDHSNATLDCYTSDGRAEVFSPPRLPLEWHMECVDGVPPPLGATLALPDVGGSSRAAAPRRRDRGTDDHPRQMPRRRDDSDDYDDDWRGGGGRDGRGRVPRSNDSALDGRRERTRSPRRRDVDSVRHGRRRAGSPVGAASPVMAMEVDPVACGKLHLLSDCGATAGPRLPLVDHARLLRSELSAAIDTALAPLRSEFSAMRRRLAGLAERVEGAFVKLGSTAGGPASPSLLAGAAVGVVEAGSAVAALPTLSACFAGLALSPDVRSLDTPGVEAWSAPYSPPTGDASPLARPVDAGRAMCDARGDPVGLLVAAPLSAALVIRPEPVAVHSVIAAGSGPAEILVAASPPPPPPPPPPPPPSSSSLGRTPPTRSELSRCRQMPALNPSSLLPRQMLRTCLGLGTPWSLSSPGSRPPRCCLLRPPVGARGACRSRPLVVAPGSTRRRQKPRPGLLQRRSRSSLPRSVVYWTRLLDTTTRLSRPTLTCSTPRSRPPWSRLLLDW; the protein is encoded by the coding sequence ATGGCTCGCGCTTCCGCCGGCATCGGGGCGCCGGACGCCCGCCCCGAGGAGGACTCGTGCTTCATCCCGTCCTCATTTGACATGGACCGCGACATGCTTGAGTGGGAGCAGACGGCGGCCATCGCTTGGGCCATCAACGCGCCACGGCGGCTCGTCGCGCTGGACGTCGACCGCGCCATCCGGAAGCAATTCCGGCTCAGCCACGGGGACGTGGCTGTCACCCCGTACCACCTGGTGGAGTTCCTCGTCAAGTTCGAGCACAAGGCCCAGTGTGACGCGGCGCTTGCCGCGGGTCGCGTGCGTGCTGCCGGCGCCATCGTCCACATCAGGCCGTGGCGTCCTCTGGAGCGCGCGTTCGGGGCCGCCCTCAACTACCGAGTGCACCTGTGCTTGGAGAACGTCCCTGACTACGCGTGGACGCCGTACGTCGCCGAGCGCATCATCGGCCGGCGCTGTTCCCTGGATCGCCTCGACGACCACTCCGCGCTCCGGACGAACTCTGAGACGCTCGACCTCTGGGCCTGGACTGCAGACCCAAACCTCATCCCCAAGGTCATCTGGCTAACATTCACCACCCGTCCATCCGGCGGCCTGAAGGTGTTCGCCAATGTGGCGAGGCCGTCTGGTTGCAAGCGTGGCGCAACCTTCCGGGTGCTGGTCCACTTGGACATGGTGGAGGACCACTCCAATGCTACCCTGGACTGCTACACCTCTGACGGTCGCGCCGAGGTGTTCAGCCCTCCCAGGCTGCCGCTGGAGTGGCACATGGAGTGCGTCGACGGTGTTCCGCCGCCTCTTGGCGCCACCCTTGCCCTCCCTGACGTGGGAGGCAGCTCGCGGGCTGCTGCACCGCGTCGCCGAGACCGGGGCACGGACGACCACCCCCGACAGATGCCGCGGCGCCGGGACGACAGCGACGACTACGACGACGactggcgtggcggcggcggccgggacGGACGCGGCCGGGTGCCCCGCTCCAACGACTCGGCCTTGGACGGGCGCAGGGAGCGCACCCGCTCTCCTCGACGTCGTGACGTGGATTCGGTGCGTCATGGACGTCGCCGTGCGGGCTCCCCCGTGGGCGCTGCGTCTCCTGTCATGGCGATGGAGGTCGACCCGGTGGCATGCGGCAAGCTGCACCTTCTGTCCGACTGCGGCGCTACTGCGGGGCCTCGCCTCCCGCTGGTGGACCATGCCCGCCTACTTCGGTCCGAGCTGTCGGCGGCTATCGACACCGCGCTCGCTCCGCTGCGCTCGGAATTCTCTGCCATGCGTCGGCGGCTGGCCGGCCTTGCTGAAAGGGTGGAGGGTGCCTTTGTCAAGCTCGGTTCGACCGCTGGCGGCCCGGCCAGCCCATCCTTGCTGGCTGGCGCGGCTGTTGGCGTGGTGGAGGCGGGTTCGGCGGTGGCCGCCCTGCCTACGCTGTCGGCCTGCTTTGCGGGACTCGCCCTGTCCCCGGACGTGCGGAGCCTCGACACGCCGGGGGTTGAAGCCTGGTCCGCCCCTTATTCGCCACCGACCGGTGATGCTTCGCCTCTGGCCCGGCCTGTCGACGCTGGCCGCGCGATGTGCGACGCTAGGGGTGACCCTGTCGGGCTTCTTGTCGCTGCGCCTCTCTCCGCCGCCCTCGTGATCAGGCCTGAGCCGGTCGCTGTCCACTCGGTCATTGCAGCTGGGAGTGGCCCGGCGGAGATCCTCGTCGccgcgtcccccccccccccccccccccccccccccccccccccaccgtcGTCATCGAGCCTGGGGCGGACGCCACCGACCCGGTCGGAGCTCTCACGCTGCCGGCAGATGCCTGCCCTGAACCCGTCGTCATTGTTGCCCCGGCAGATGCTACGGACGTGCCTCGGATTGGGAACCCCCTGGAGTCTTTCCTCGCCGGGGAGCCGCCCGCCCCGTTGCTGTCTACTCCGGCCACCCGTAGGGGCAAGGGGGGCGTGCCGGTCGCGCCCGCTCGTCGTAGCGCCCGGCTCGACAAGAAGAAGGCAAAAGCCCCGCCCGGGGTTGCTACAGAGGCGGTCCAGGAGCTCATTGCCAAGGTCTGTGGTGTACTGGACCCGTCTGTTGGATACGACGACAAGGCTAAGCAGGCCTACCTTGACTTGTTCAACACCCCGCTCGCGGCCCCCGTGGTCCAGGCTATTGCTGGACTGGTAG